One window of Deinococcus budaensis genomic DNA carries:
- a CDS encoding uracil-xanthine permease family protein: protein MTQTAPASPPSSPPPRPPLRPERRLVLGLQHSIAMFGATVLVPILVGLSPSVALFGAGLATLIFHLLSGGRVPIFLGSSFAFIAPTALVVKELGPGAAAGGLIAAGLMYLLFSGLVRLFGTGRLLRVFPPVVTGPVIIVIGLGLSDVAVDQAKTNWGLALATLLAAVVTSVFGRGLFRMIPILVGVVAGYLVALATGAVSAEALAAIRAAPLLGLPDFHAPTLDWRAVAIIAPVAVVTFIEHVGDVIVNGRVVGQNFLKSPGLSRTLFADGVANISSAALGGPAATTYAENTGVLALTRVYDPAILRIGAVFALLFGCSPKLAAVLRSLPPGVLGGVSILLFGMIASVGIRTLAEARIDFAHSRNLIVVSLILVLGLGGAAFPISVGGTSLSLSGMALAALVGIVANLLLPAQKAEVDASPEGERVIH from the coding sequence ATGACCCAGACCGCTCCCGCTTCCCCGCCCAGCTCGCCGCCCCCCCGCCCCCCCCTGCGCCCCGAGCGCCGCCTGGTGCTGGGCTTGCAGCATTCCATCGCCATGTTCGGCGCAACCGTGCTGGTGCCCATTCTGGTGGGGCTGTCGCCCAGCGTGGCGCTGTTCGGGGCGGGCCTCGCCACATTGATCTTTCACCTGCTCAGCGGGGGCCGGGTTCCTATCTTCCTGGGGTCGAGCTTCGCCTTTATCGCGCCCACCGCGCTGGTCGTCAAGGAACTGGGGCCGGGCGCGGCGGCGGGCGGACTCATCGCGGCCGGGCTGATGTACCTGCTGTTCAGCGGGCTGGTGCGGCTGTTCGGGACGGGGCGGCTGCTGCGGGTCTTTCCGCCGGTCGTGACGGGGCCGGTCATCATCGTGATCGGGCTGGGGCTGAGCGACGTCGCGGTCGATCAGGCCAAGACGAACTGGGGGCTGGCCCTGGCCACCCTGCTCGCCGCCGTGGTCACCAGCGTGTTCGGACGCGGGCTGTTCCGCATGATCCCGATTCTGGTCGGCGTCGTTGCGGGCTACCTCGTCGCGCTGGCGACGGGCGCCGTGAGTGCCGAGGCGCTGGCGGCCATCCGCGCCGCGCCGCTGCTGGGCCTGCCCGACTTTCACGCGCCCACGCTGGACTGGCGGGCGGTCGCCATCATCGCGCCGGTCGCGGTCGTGACCTTTATCGAGCATGTGGGCGACGTGATCGTGAACGGACGGGTGGTCGGGCAGAACTTCCTGAAAAGTCCGGGGCTGAGCCGCACCCTCTTTGCCGACGGCGTCGCCAACATCAGCAGTGCCGCGCTGGGCGGCCCCGCCGCGACCACCTACGCCGAGAACACCGGCGTGCTGGCCCTGACCCGGGTGTACGACCCGGCGATCTTGCGCATCGGGGCGGTGTTCGCCCTCCTCTTCGGCTGCTCGCCCAAGCTGGCCGCTGTCCTCAGGAGCCTGCCGCCGGGCGTGCTGGGCGGCGTCTCGATCCTGCTGTTCGGCATGATCGCCTCGGTGGGCATCCGCACGCTGGCCGAGGCGCGCATCGACTTCGCGCACTCGCGCAACCTGATCGTCGTGTCCCTGATCCTGGTGCTGGGGCTGGGCGGCGCCGCCTTTCCAATCAGCGTCGGCGGCACTTCCCTGAGCCTCTCGGGCATGGCTCTGGCCGCGCTCGTCGGCATCGTGGCAAACCTGCTGCTGCCCGCGCAAAAGGCCGAGGTGGACGCCTCGCCCGAGGGGGAGCGCGTCATTCACTGA
- a CDS encoding putative dsRNA-binding protein, with protein sequence MNAKGDLIARLLGLGLGTPTFDAAGDGPPHDRTFRVTVTAGGRVLGEGAGRSKRDAERAAAEAALRALDGDREDDEDGAQEDEGAPEAPTGRWPIYAAVLEGALEAALELAGDDASLDDVRQDAARLYRDLLSDLGHGPE encoded by the coding sequence ATGAATGCCAAGGGGGACCTGATCGCGCGGCTGCTGGGGCTGGGGCTGGGCACACCGACCTTCGACGCGGCGGGGGACGGCCCTCCCCACGACCGCACCTTCCGGGTCACCGTGACCGCCGGGGGCCGGGTGCTGGGCGAGGGCGCGGGCCGCTCCAAGCGCGACGCCGAGCGCGCCGCCGCCGAGGCCGCCCTGCGCGCGCTCGACGGGGACCGGGAAGACGACGAGGACGGGGCGCAGGAAGACGAGGGCGCGCCCGAGGCGCCCACCGGACGCTGGCCGATCTACGCCGCCGTGCTGGAGGGCGCGCTGGAAGCGGCGCTGGAGCTGGCGGGCGACGACGCCAGCCTCGACGACGTGCGCCAGGACGCCGCGCGGCTCTACCGCGACCTGCTGAGCGACCTCGGTCACGGCCCCGAGTGA
- a CDS encoding YraN family protein, which yields MKGADAEARAAAHLSALGREIVAHNYRIPGGEIDLISRDSGVLVFTEVRQRRSARYGGAAESVTARKLALMHRAALTYLTREHGRDDLPCRLEVLTIDGPAETGTLTVLPLD from the coding sequence ATGAAGGGCGCGGACGCCGAGGCCCGCGCCGCCGCGCACCTGAGCGCGCTGGGGCGCGAGATCGTGGCCCACAACTACCGCATTCCCGGCGGCGAGATCGACCTGATCAGCCGCGACTCGGGCGTGCTGGTCTTCACCGAGGTCCGCCAGCGCCGCAGCGCCCGGTACGGAGGCGCCGCCGAGAGCGTGACCGCCCGCAAACTCGCGCTGATGCACCGCGCCGCGCTGACCTACCTCACCCGCGAGCATGGCCGCGACGACCTGCCTTGCCGCCTGGAGGTGCTCACCATCGACGGCCCCGCCGAGACGGGCACCCTCACCGTGCTGCCGCTGGACTGA